A genomic segment from Leptospira mtsangambouensis encodes:
- a CDS encoding MASE3 domain-containing protein: protein MVLFFCFLPLALVGTFPEYFYREFEIGFFLVFHNVTEIFSVIVSFSIFGLGYYSYSQSRNAHTLFLGVGFLAVGLVDFMHTLGYKGMPDFVTPNSGNKSSQFWIFSRMVTAIVLLCAIYIQPNTKYKLVKERVLVLFAFFIVGVIFLLVIFFNEWIPDTYVQGKGLTPFKKNTEFVIIGILFLSLLLYRRASFYTSKRQLQYYLSAFIVCIFSEMVFAFYTSVYDVYNVVGHLYKIVAFYLIYKAVFIAAINDPYEKLIETNQLLSEEIEENKTYSEMIKKSLREKENLIAEIFHRTKNSIQLVRSILMIQASDFPDDKNIQSIVEDTSIKIQTMSLVHDHLYANQDLSEIKVSAYLESLAEMVKQAYPPVGTDVKINFQVVEGALLLDTAVPLGLIFTEILSNSFKYAFRNQKLGEVLVRFSFEGNVCHFEYRDNGVGLPDGFNLEKQKKLGLSLAKIIAEKQMGGTLSIDGTQGFQLKLNFPSDLYKRRV from the coding sequence TTGGTTTTATTTTTTTGTTTTTTGCCTTTGGCTCTTGTTGGTACTTTTCCTGAATACTTTTATCGTGAGTTCGAAATTGGGTTTTTTTTAGTATTCCATAATGTTACGGAAATATTTAGCGTTATCGTTTCATTTTCTATTTTTGGTCTAGGTTATTATTCTTATTCTCAAAGTCGTAATGCTCATACTTTGTTTCTCGGAGTTGGATTTCTTGCAGTGGGACTTGTTGATTTTATGCATACCTTAGGTTATAAAGGGATGCCTGATTTTGTGACTCCAAACTCGGGAAACAAATCTTCTCAGTTTTGGATTTTTTCTCGGATGGTTACGGCAATTGTATTGCTTTGTGCCATATACATACAGCCAAATACGAAGTACAAATTAGTAAAGGAAAGGGTTCTTGTCTTATTTGCCTTCTTCATTGTCGGAGTTATTTTTCTTTTGGTTATTTTTTTCAATGAATGGATTCCGGATACTTATGTACAAGGGAAGGGTTTAACTCCATTCAAAAAAAATACAGAGTTTGTTATCATTGGAATTTTATTTCTCTCTCTTCTGCTTTACCGTAGGGCTAGTTTCTATACTTCCAAGAGACAGCTACAGTATTATTTATCTGCGTTCATTGTTTGTATTTTTAGTGAAATGGTTTTTGCTTTTTATACAAGTGTATATGATGTTTATAATGTTGTTGGGCATCTCTATAAAATAGTTGCCTTTTATCTAATATACAAAGCTGTTTTTATTGCAGCAATCAATGATCCTTATGAGAAATTAATAGAAACGAACCAACTCCTTTCTGAGGAAATCGAAGAAAATAAAACGTATTCGGAAATGATTAAAAAATCTTTGCGAGAAAAGGAAAACTTAATCGCAGAAATTTTTCACAGAACGAAAAATTCCATTCAGCTGGTACGTTCGATTTTAATGATCCAAGCTTCTGATTTTCCGGATGATAAGAATATCCAATCTATAGTGGAAGACACTTCGATCAAAATCCAAACCATGTCCTTGGTTCATGATCACTTGTATGCAAATCAGGATTTAAGTGAGATCAAAGTGTCTGCTTATTTAGAGTCATTGGCTGAGATGGTCAAACAAGCCTATCCCCCCGTCGGAACAGATGTTAAAATTAATTTTCAGGTTGTAGAAGGGGCCTTGCTTTTGGACACAGCTGTTCCGCTTGGGCTAATTTTTACAGAGATATTATCCAATAGTTTTAAATATGCATTCCGAAATCAAAAGTTAGGTGAAGTTTTGGTTCGTTTTTCTTTTGAAGGGAATGTTTGTCATTTCGAATATAGAGACAATGGTGTTGGGTTACCAGATGGATTTAATTTAGAAAAACAAAAGAAATTGGGTTTGAGTTTGGCAAAGATTATTGCGGAAAAACAAATGGGAGGAACCTTGAGTATCGATGGTACCCAAGGTTTTCAATTGAAACTTAACTTCCCAAGTGATTTATACAAGAGAAGGGTCTAA
- a CDS encoding YheT family hydrolase: MIQSFLASFKSKSDKRYGHSVKGEWKSVKAKDGTTLLAKIHEVPNPKGLIVLVHGWEGSIHSSYIVRTTRHFLQKGFSVYRLNLRDHGDTHHLNEGIFNGSLLQESYEGVCALVKTSGFKGPVYLAGFSLGGNFVLRMAGRHSLSRQAEQIPGLKHCFAFSPALNPKRATVKMDEHPFLRKYFLKSWKVSLQKKANLFPHLYSFHDLDDYQSVMHLTEKMVKEFSHFSSVDEYFDSYTLNELFFKSVRVPTTILTSMDDPVIPWKEFVEIPPSSYLEVVIESKGGHCGFIEDLNRSSYYWKLMEKKMG; encoded by the coding sequence ATGATCCAATCATTTCTGGCTTCTTTTAAATCGAAATCAGACAAACGGTATGGCCATTCAGTAAAAGGGGAGTGGAAGTCTGTAAAGGCAAAGGACGGAACTACACTTCTTGCAAAAATTCATGAGGTTCCAAATCCGAAAGGTCTAATTGTGCTCGTACATGGTTGGGAAGGGAGCATTCATTCCAGTTATATTGTTCGGACAACCAGACATTTTTTACAAAAAGGGTTTTCGGTTTACCGACTAAACTTAAGAGATCATGGTGATACTCATCATTTGAACGAAGGAATATTTAACGGAAGTTTGTTGCAGGAGTCTTATGAAGGTGTTTGCGCACTTGTAAAAACTTCTGGTTTTAAGGGGCCAGTGTATTTGGCTGGATTTTCGTTAGGAGGGAATTTTGTTTTGAGGATGGCAGGTAGGCACTCTCTTTCGAGACAGGCAGAACAAATCCCAGGATTAAAACATTGTTTTGCGTTTAGTCCCGCTCTAAATCCCAAGCGGGCCACAGTGAAAATGGATGAACATCCTTTTTTGCGAAAATACTTTCTGAAATCTTGGAAGGTCTCTTTGCAAAAAAAAGCAAATTTATTTCCTCATTTGTATTCGTTTCATGACTTGGATGATTATCAGTCGGTGATGCATCTAACAGAAAAAATGGTGAAAGAGTTTTCGCATTTTTCATCTGTAGATGAGTATTTTGATTCTTATACTTTGAATGAATTGTTTTTTAAGTCTGTTCGTGTTCCGACTACGATTTTGACCTCCATGGATGATCCGGTGATTCCATGGAAAGAGTTCGTTGAGATTCCTCCTTCCTCCTATTTAGAAGTTGTGATTGAATCCAAAGGTGGACATTGCGGATTTATTGAAGATTTAAATCGTTCTTCTTATTATTGGAAATTGATGGAAAAAAAGATGGGTTGA
- a CDS encoding helix-turn-helix domain-containing protein, whose protein sequence is MNGSKRTGVWVAKWMEDLGLTPNQTKLYAEIVSLDACGGCFASNEYLGTVLRLKKDTISRLVSELKKKGLLKQTGFDGRKRFLKPIFLRTGLESDLKTKETRGDGLFVQVGFGVSSKSGSTEDTRPSYKYQLNKKVHKGIEANVRKTDWKEFLNWCERELSFSTRMSLADLSGPEALSGLQLVYWKRWKANPG, encoded by the coding sequence ATGAATGGATCAAAAAGAACGGGCGTTTGGGTCGCCAAGTGGATGGAGGATTTGGGTCTTACTCCAAATCAAACCAAGTTATATGCAGAGATTGTGTCTTTGGATGCTTGTGGTGGATGTTTTGCATCTAACGAGTATTTGGGGACAGTTTTGCGGTTGAAAAAAGATACAATTTCTCGACTGGTATCTGAGCTCAAAAAAAAAGGGTTATTGAAACAAACCGGATTTGATGGAAGAAAAAGATTTTTAAAACCAATCTTTTTACGGACAGGCCTTGAATCGGATTTGAAAACAAAAGAGACACGTGGCGATGGATTGTTTGTCCAAGTGGGATTCGGAGTTTCATCCAAGTCTGGGTCCACAGAGGATACGAGGCCTTCTTATAAATACCAATTAAATAAAAAAGTACATAAAGGAATTGAGGCAAACGTAAGGAAAACAGATTGGAAAGAGTTTCTGAATTGGTGCGAAAGGGAACTTTCTTTTTCGACAAGGATGTCTCTTGCAGATCTGAGTGGCCCAGAGGCACTGAGTGGGTTGCAGTTGGTCTATTGGAAACGTTGGAAGGCAAATCCAGGATAA
- a CDS encoding YegP family protein, with protein MSAKFEIYKDKAGEFRFRLKAANGEIIASSEGYSSKQACESGINSVKNNAPTAEIVDQT; from the coding sequence ATGTCAGCAAAATTTGAAATTTACAAAGACAAAGCAGGAGAATTCCGCTTCCGCCTGAAAGCTGCCAATGGAGAAATCATCGCATCTAGCGAAGGTTATTCTTCAAAACAAGCTTGCGAAAGTGGCATCAATTCTGTTAAGAACAATGCCCCAACTGCGGAAATTGTAGATCAAACGTAA
- a CDS encoding TetR/AcrR family transcriptional regulator produces the protein MRRSSYHHGDLKNSIIKSCHKLLQKKGASDFSLREVATLSGVSHAAVYRHFQHKEEVLEILSSIGFDRLGSLQKKVPQASGNPDDYFVKLGLVYIQFAVKNPNYYRLMFQTKRTSESKILKQSKLKSYAILVRGCRFYLKEKRRKENHRSFALMAWSLVHGYSNLCIETDFPETESKNLKKTKMEMAEDILRFSI, from the coding sequence GTGCGCCGATCTTCCTATCACCATGGAGATTTAAAAAATTCTATTATAAAATCCTGCCATAAATTGTTACAAAAGAAGGGAGCTTCTGACTTTTCTCTCCGGGAGGTTGCCACTCTTTCTGGAGTTTCCCATGCAGCTGTTTATAGGCATTTTCAACACAAAGAAGAAGTTTTAGAAATTTTGTCTTCGATTGGATTTGATCGACTTGGTTCCTTACAAAAAAAAGTTCCTCAAGCTTCAGGAAATCCTGATGATTATTTTGTAAAATTGGGATTGGTATACATTCAATTTGCGGTAAAAAATCCAAATTACTATCGGCTTATGTTTCAAACAAAAAGAACGAGTGAATCTAAAATTCTGAAACAATCTAAATTAAAATCATATGCCATCCTTGTCAGAGGTTGTCGATTTTATTTGAAAGAGAAACGTAGAAAAGAAAACCATAGAAGTTTTGCCCTAATGGCCTGGTCCCTTGTACATGGATATAGCAATTTATGTATTGAAACTGACTTCCCCGAAACAGAAAGTAAAAACCTCAAAAAAACAAAAATGGAAATGGCAGAAGACATCTTACGATTCTCGATTTAG
- a CDS encoding helix-turn-helix domain-containing protein: MKTNRTGIWIPVWIENLNLSHSQTKLYAEIVSLHDKGGCFASNRYFGEVLGLKMDTVSRLITSLKKLGLLEQTGFDGRRRFLKPRFAKQNQTGLESKEALEKNPMLTKQEEDRPVKKHQVRSLKKSNAGWEKTAFPLVSTLKVQKEVQKKSSWEEFKIWSERSLSKSTYFQIASIQSPDFLQGASRLIWKNWMEKQKSLQHIQIQYGPSF; encoded by the coding sequence ATGAAAACAAATCGAACAGGAATTTGGATTCCCGTTTGGATTGAGAACTTAAACTTATCTCATAGCCAAACAAAATTATATGCTGAGATTGTCTCTTTACATGACAAAGGTGGGTGTTTTGCATCCAATCGTTACTTCGGGGAAGTTCTTGGTCTCAAAATGGACACAGTTTCTAGACTGATTACTTCTTTAAAAAAACTAGGCCTTCTCGAACAAACAGGATTTGACGGAAGAAGACGTTTCTTAAAACCCCGCTTTGCAAAACAAAACCAAACGGGACTAGAATCAAAAGAAGCTTTGGAGAAAAATCCAATGCTAACAAAACAAGAAGAAGATCGACCCGTAAAAAAACACCAAGTCAGGTCCTTAAAAAAATCCAATGCAGGATGGGAAAAAACTGCGTTCCCCTTAGTAAGTACATTAAAGGTACAAAAAGAAGTACAAAAGAAGAGTTCGTGGGAAGAATTTAAAATTTGGAGCGAAAGATCTTTGTCAAAGTCCACCTATTTCCAAATTGCAAGTATTCAATCTCCTGATTTTTTACAAGGGGCATCTCGTTTGATTTGGAAGAATTGGATGGAAAAACAAAAATCCTTACAACACATTCAAATACAATATGGCCCGTCTTTTTAG
- a CDS encoding PaaI family thioesterase: protein MQTLTTEETQKILEDMTVNFNHGGRKITVPPPIFLAMKAEILSYTKGKSITVAFPVSLDQTNPMGMMQGGVIAAAFDNAFGPLSYLVAKRPTTTIDMNIQYIRGVAVDQRVIVKASVEAKGFSTIHMIGEMRTEKDKLLATATTNLLILKIPGGGE from the coding sequence ATGCAAACACTTACAACCGAAGAAACCCAAAAAATTTTAGAAGACATGACTGTTAATTTCAACCATGGCGGAAGAAAAATTACAGTTCCACCGCCGATATTTCTCGCCATGAAAGCGGAAATCCTTTCCTATACAAAAGGAAAAAGTATAACGGTTGCCTTTCCTGTTTCCCTAGACCAAACCAATCCAATGGGAATGATGCAGGGTGGAGTCATCGCAGCAGCTTTTGACAATGCATTTGGACCATTGAGTTATTTAGTGGCAAAACGTCCGACAACAACAATTGATATGAATATTCAATACATTCGCGGAGTTGCAGTGGACCAACGTGTCATTGTAAAAGCATCAGTTGAAGCAAAAGGATTTTCAACCATTCATATGATAGGAGAGATGCGCACAGAAAAAGACAAACTTTTAGCCACGGCAACAACCAATCTGTTGATTCTTAAAATTCCGGGAGGAGGGGAATAG
- a CDS encoding 7TM diverse intracellular signaling domain-containing protein — MIPVCRIKLFLFLLVFISCGNKFPERPPIQFTFESKTTEQILMGEVLWSKVHEMKYHFGYWKPSVWVKFDLVNPEESTKDYILELESPWVDSVLLVWKENGKVIEKRFDGSAAFSSRELQHRNPTYQLALEPLETRTIYAHIKNSGILNAPFRIWKINSFFDRIERDYVANGIYFGIIFALLLYNLLIYVSVRERAYVYYCFYLTTLGINYSLLGGFFKQLLVPDLGISIKPYLYVSVNASLTFVGLFSLSFLNLKKVNPWLDRVIRLSVLAFGFMSVLAFFLPHNWMEVSFIYTFPYMFLLLMSAGAYSYKKGVKSSLFFLLAWFTLFVGVIVDSLTKASLIPFSTFGRYGVQIGTAFEVILFSLALGRRLRFLLEENLLAKNELTTIKKDLETARKIQMRILPDQLPENENLSVVVSYSPLYDVGGDFYDFFEFNDGLGLFIADVTGHGVSAALDSSTVKIAFRNAKEYNKSPKELIGAMNRFLCTSLHARFVSAAYLYIDYEKKKLSFSSAGNPPFVIIRNGEIESFECPGLLLGVRPNYQYEEREIKLQEGDRILVFTDGLYENLKPDEEPEAILFPEIIPIVGYSQELFHQNLLNRLSRMRQVSRDDITLISLDITRK, encoded by the coding sequence ATGATCCCCGTTTGCAGAATTAAATTATTTCTATTCCTGCTGGTTTTTATTTCCTGCGGTAACAAGTTCCCGGAACGCCCTCCTATCCAATTTACATTCGAATCCAAAACAACAGAACAGATCTTGATGGGGGAGGTTCTTTGGTCCAAGGTTCACGAAATGAAGTATCATTTTGGGTATTGGAAACCATCCGTCTGGGTAAAATTTGATCTGGTGAATCCGGAAGAATCCACGAAGGACTATATCCTCGAATTAGAATCTCCTTGGGTTGATTCCGTTTTATTGGTTTGGAAAGAAAATGGAAAAGTGATTGAGAAACGATTTGATGGTTCTGCTGCTTTTTCTTCAAGAGAACTGCAACACAGAAATCCAACTTACCAATTGGCCTTGGAACCTTTGGAAACGAGAACCATTTATGCTCATATAAAAAACTCAGGGATACTCAATGCACCATTTCGTATTTGGAAGATAAATTCTTTTTTTGATAGGATTGAAAGAGATTATGTTGCAAATGGAATTTATTTTGGGATTATATTTGCACTTCTATTATATAATCTATTAATTTATGTTAGCGTAAGAGAAAGAGCCTATGTTTATTACTGTTTTTATCTGACAACTTTAGGAATTAATTATTCCTTACTAGGCGGTTTTTTTAAACAGTTGTTGGTGCCTGACTTAGGTATATCCATCAAACCTTATCTTTATGTATCCGTGAATGCTTCTTTGACCTTTGTTGGTTTGTTTTCTCTCTCCTTTCTGAACCTAAAAAAGGTCAATCCTTGGTTGGACCGGGTCATACGTTTGAGTGTGCTGGCCTTCGGATTTATGTCGGTCCTTGCATTTTTTCTCCCGCATAATTGGATGGAAGTTTCTTTTATATATACGTTTCCTTATATGTTTTTACTACTTATGTCTGCAGGAGCTTATTCCTATAAAAAAGGAGTAAAGTCGTCTTTGTTTTTTCTTTTGGCATGGTTTACTTTGTTTGTCGGAGTCATTGTTGATTCTTTAACAAAGGCTTCGCTGATTCCGTTTTCTACTTTTGGTAGGTATGGAGTTCAAATTGGGACTGCTTTTGAAGTGATTTTATTCTCTTTAGCTTTGGGTCGTCGCCTACGTTTTTTATTAGAAGAAAATCTTTTGGCAAAAAATGAGCTAACAACGATTAAAAAAGATTTAGAAACAGCAAGAAAAATTCAAATGCGGATCCTTCCTGACCAATTGCCAGAGAATGAAAATCTTTCCGTGGTTGTTTCCTATTCCCCACTTTATGATGTAGGTGGAGATTTTTACGATTTTTTTGAGTTCAATGATGGTTTGGGTTTATTCATTGCAGATGTGACTGGTCATGGTGTAAGTGCAGCTTTGGATTCATCTACTGTCAAAATCGCATTTCGAAACGCCAAAGAATATAACAAGTCTCCCAAAGAATTAATCGGAGCAATGAATCGGTTTTTATGTACAAGCCTTCATGCTCGTTTTGTCAGCGCCGCTTATCTCTATATCGATTATGAAAAAAAGAAATTGAGTTTTAGTTCTGCAGGGAACCCTCCATTTGTAATCATTCGAAATGGAGAAATAGAATCATTCGAATGTCCTGGCCTGTTGCTCGGTGTTCGTCCAAATTATCAATATGAGGAACGAGAAATTAAATTGCAGGAGGGCGATCGAATTTTGGTTTTTACGGACGGATTGTACGAAAATTTAAAACCTGATGAAGAACCTGAGGCTATTTTGTTTCCTGAAATCATACCGATTGTAGGCTATTCTCAAGAGTTGTTTCATCAAAATCTTTTAAATCGCCTTTCTCGGATGAGGCAAGTTTCTAGAGACGACATCACTCTCATTTCTCTCGATATCACTCGAAAATAA
- a CDS encoding pyrimidine/purine nucleoside phosphorylase, translating to MSSFASVTVLKPANIYFNGNVTSRTVLFPNGEKKTLGIMMPGDYEFGTDQKEIMEIQSGKLSVLLPGSETWLQIDGQSVFEVPAGSKFKLKIETVTDYCCSYV from the coding sequence ATGAGTTCATTTGCATCCGTAACAGTACTAAAACCAGCCAATATCTATTTCAATGGAAACGTTACCAGTCGGACGGTCCTTTTTCCTAATGGGGAAAAGAAAACCTTGGGAATCATGATGCCTGGTGATTATGAATTTGGAACCGACCAAAAAGAAATTATGGAAATCCAATCAGGAAAACTTTCCGTTTTATTACCAGGATCCGAAACATGGCTACAAATCGACGGTCAATCCGTGTTTGAAGTCCCTGCTGGATCCAAGTTTAAATTGAAAATTGAAACTGTAACAGACTATTGTTGCTCTTACGTTTGA
- a CDS encoding ParA family protein, which produces MKIITVANIKGGTSKSTTAIHLALALSKRGKTLAIDMDPQADLSDFFFPEEPVEFFDSGNTLSVLNAETTLSESVKASNDIDVLPSIIELSDLSYLASKDFSMIPRLKNILLKAKYDYVVIDTPGSGSSENIASYLPASVILVPVTPSKWAVRTVAQVLKKVDEAERFDEQSKKKSVMILPSQWGTSQKQMDLLEKLNTIKTLKILEPIPKNDSIRDRTETGKPLQEGSAPWKAFETLAEKLK; this is translated from the coding sequence ATGAAGATCATCACAGTTGCCAACATCAAAGGCGGGACTTCAAAATCCACCACAGCCATCCATCTAGCCTTAGCTCTTTCCAAAAGAGGGAAAACTTTAGCAATCGACATGGACCCACAAGCCGACTTATCCGACTTCTTTTTCCCCGAAGAACCAGTTGAGTTTTTCGATTCAGGAAATACCCTTTCTGTTCTAAATGCAGAAACAACTTTGAGCGAATCTGTCAAAGCTTCCAACGATATAGATGTGTTGCCATCCATCATCGAACTTTCGGATTTAAGTTATTTAGCCTCAAAAGACTTTTCCATGATCCCTCGCCTCAAAAATATCTTACTCAAAGCAAAATATGATTACGTAGTAATTGACACCCCCGGATCTGGTTCCTCAGAAAACATTGCGTCTTACTTGCCAGCCTCCGTTATCTTGGTTCCTGTCACACCATCCAAATGGGCAGTACGAACTGTGGCCCAAGTCCTAAAAAAAGTAGATGAAGCGGAAAGATTTGATGAACAATCAAAGAAAAAATCCGTTATGATCCTCCCCTCTCAATGGGGCACTTCTCAAAAACAAATGGATCTACTTGAAAAACTCAACACGATCAAAACATTAAAAATTTTAGAACCTATCCCAAAAAATGACAGTATTCGGGACCGAACCGAAACTGGGAAACCTCTACAAGAAGGAAGCGCTCCTTGGAAAGCTTTCGAAACTTTAGCGGAGAAATTAAAGTAA
- a CDS encoding ParB/RepB/Spo0J family partition protein: MKNKANYNPADILSRATQRTSSLNPFLKEENTENHNASDIPIDQILTENNPRKTFNESTIRELAESISQYGLLQPIVVRKKAGKYELINGERRFRAHKLLKRKTILAIVKNVEQIDISKLPEIKLVENLQREDLSESDLALSLQELKSRHKETNEQLAKRINKSAQWVKSKIAHAEILKETAPNSSVDKTHPIFQIPTSLFTEIAPLDVPNRKRAIDYLIKGLEKKGDFPSRNDLREFVRPLKPNKPKPTKTKLGNLDLKDLKSKLSKIKEKISQLQNEKTILEETIRKYKK; encoded by the coding sequence ATGAAAAACAAAGCAAACTATAACCCGGCAGATATACTTTCTAGAGCCACTCAAAGAACATCTTCTTTAAATCCATTCCTAAAAGAAGAGAACACAGAAAATCATAACGCAAGTGATATCCCGATCGACCAGATCTTAACTGAAAACAACCCTAGAAAAACATTTAACGAGTCCACCATCAGGGAACTCGCAGAATCAATTTCTCAATATGGACTTTTACAACCAATCGTGGTTAGAAAAAAAGCAGGGAAATATGAACTCATCAATGGAGAAAGAAGATTTCGCGCCCACAAACTTCTAAAAAGGAAAACCATTTTAGCGATTGTTAAAAACGTAGAACAAATCGATATCTCCAAGTTGCCCGAAATCAAACTAGTAGAGAACTTACAAAGAGAAGATTTGTCAGAATCCGACCTTGCCCTATCTTTACAGGAATTAAAAAGTAGGCATAAAGAAACCAATGAACAATTGGCAAAACGTATCAACAAATCAGCACAATGGGTAAAATCAAAAATTGCTCATGCAGAAATCTTAAAAGAAACAGCGCCAAATTCTTCTGTAGATAAAACCCATCCAATCTTCCAAATACCAACAAGTTTGTTTACAGAAATTGCACCACTTGATGTTCCAAATCGGAAAAGAGCAATCGACTACCTGATCAAAGGGCTAGAAAAAAAAGGTGATTTCCCATCCAGAAACGATTTAAGAGAGTTTGTTCGCCCCCTAAAACCAAATAAACCTAAACCAACAAAAACCAAACTAGGAAACTTAGATCTAAAGGATCTAAAAAGCAAATTGTCCAAAATAAAAGAAAAAATATCTCAACTTCAAAATGAAAAAACCATTTTAGAGGAAACCATTCGCAAATATAAAAAATAA
- a CDS encoding TetR/AcrR family transcriptional regulator — MPIKTSQKSENKKQQAREKSIERILASAIVLFAKHGFSQTTMEMIANHAKISKGLAYNYFKSKNQIFEQIIDSHLAKQEKFYSNIPPNLSAKEYVREFFNRSIQFAKEERKTMVLISVCLFQPGSVSLSKKMLENVERRFAPFKEAMRERFRSYGVKEPDKEMILIKTFLHGVIMSQHFNDTTTCTPTIIEMVLERYDYKD; from the coding sequence GTGCCCATTAAGACATCTCAAAAATCGGAGAACAAAAAGCAGCAAGCAAGGGAGAAGTCCATAGAAAGGATTCTTGCCTCGGCGATTGTTTTGTTCGCAAAACATGGGTTCTCTCAAACCACCATGGAAATGATCGCAAACCATGCAAAAATTTCCAAGGGTCTTGCTTATAACTATTTTAAGAGCAAAAACCAGATTTTTGAACAAATCATCGATTCCCACCTCGCAAAACAGGAAAAATTTTACAGCAATATCCCCCCTAATCTTTCCGCAAAAGAATATGTCAGGGAATTTTTTAATCGTTCGATCCAATTTGCAAAAGAAGAAAGAAAAACCATGGTTTTGATTTCTGTATGTCTTTTCCAACCTGGATCAGTCTCACTTTCGAAAAAGATGTTGGAAAATGTGGAAAGACGTTTTGCTCCATTCAAAGAGGCGATGCGAGAACGTTTCCGGTCCTATGGAGTCAAAGAACCGGATAAAGAAATGATCCTAATTAAAACCTTTCTTCATGGCGTCATCATGAGCCAACATTTCAATGATACCACTACATGCACACCAACGATCATTGAAATGGTTTTAGAAAGATACGACTACAAAGATTAA